One region of Sebastes fasciatus isolate fSebFas1 chromosome 1, fSebFas1.pri, whole genome shotgun sequence genomic DNA includes:
- the mbd1b gene encoding methyl-CpG-binding domain protein 1b isoform X1, translating to MNEEPVETPVPDMVPDREPVKTDVGQTTEGQTTEKNSSEPEKTSEAPPAPAPAQEPLARVAPAQKPLVLVAPAKEPLALLAPAKEPLALLAPAKEPLALVAPAQKPLALLAPAKEPLALVAPAQKPLALVAPAKGPLALVAPVATKETPSSDPVKEPPGEVKDDAKAPGGEPPVDWFEPLEDDDYDDDESLAGESERSESVAGSERMLKKIYQFQLPRRKRSHPDEGWEDWPILGEGWKRKEVVRRSGSSIGQKDVYYMSPRGDRVRSRVELTSVLEGHLDLSTFEYKSGKFLEGDVPHIRVRNRAKRKVRERSSSESSFMERGEGADTPDSHHVLPPVSLAPKSFHSNQTSFSLHSTVGTPTQGYRNEDPVEDKIKLPLPSSSSKALLLPSINGDVGSEDNTLVCSRCGISFTGTWYDKQRKRPCCPNCWAASKTKEHPMVRFRKKETFTSTYGAGPLHGTGHHVSTVAQNGQTTVLTFPAWVGVDNVTRSGVIPHLSTEPLWIPCGQCVGCHNTLNCGQCANCKHGLQSPETRKRLCRKRKCICPIRKGPGGGGFLPPQMPYIDVPEPFDDSMSFQSEVAESQLPSLKSSDTENFSVNVDLDDDDDMSTDDDDDWHKKRKRRSCGDCKACLCRKDCGTCDFCVDKPKFGGSNKKRQKCRLRQCQRQAMRHLLPYQMGQSDHGPDGQLLPGRPRPHYTYSRKSGLKKNKGPQSSFDFDDNDDDDSNLQAMNWIPDHASGSKYTYELDVKNVPPSTQLNPLDFGLQNGLPDRVPTQINNHNNSQLEQLSRWEAEKSHATREIQKLVEDVEEDDDDDEEDEEEEEELPMITQIFSLADNASGSGADIENQLLKLLHSLRSHVMPILWYAIMVEGPQLQLIQCSKQSNLTDTMVLIDPGFCYQVTVQKQPLLPTHPLYDRYPARLSSVSEVVALLLGLEEYVVCQGLPPKEPLSNTEPIILERASTCDFLVKRKVSTCSDCRALQGL from the exons ATGAATGAGGAACCAGTTGAGACCCCGGTCCCTGACATGGTCCCTGACAGAGAGCCTGTGAAAACGGATGTGGGACAAACCACAGAGGGACAAACCACAGAGAAGAACAGCAGTGAACCAGAAAAAACCTCTGAGGCACCACCAGCACCGGCACCAGCACAGGAGCCTCTGGCACGTGTGGCACCGGCACAGAAGCCTCTGGTGCTTGTGGCACCAGCAAAGGAGCCTCTGGCGCTGTTGGCACCAGCAAAGGAGCCTCTGGCGCTGTTGGCACCAGCAAAGGAGCCTCTGGCACTTGTGGCACCAGCACAGAAGCCTCTGGCGCTGTTGGCACCAGCAAAGGAGCCTCTGGCACTTGTGGCACCAGCACAGAAGCCTCTGGCGCTTGTGGCACCAGCAAAGGGGCCTCTGGCACTTGTGGCACCCGTGGCAACAAAGGAAACCCCCAGCTCAGATCCTGTAAAGGAACCTCCGGGAGAAGTAAAAGATGATGCTAAGGCTCCTGGCGGTGAGCCTCCTGTTGACTGGTTTGAGCCGCTTGaggatgatgattatgatgatgatgagagccTGGCGGGAGAAAGTGAAAGGAGTGAGAGCGTGGCGGGCAGCGAGAGGATGCTCAAAAAGATTTATCA GTTTCAGCTTCCCCGCCGCAAACGATCACATCCTGATGAAGGATGGGAAGACTGGCCAATACTCGGAGAGGGTTGGAAACGCAAAGAGGTTGTACGGCGCTCAGGTTCAAGCATAGGACAGAAGGATGTATATTACATGAG TCCGCGTGGCGATCGAGTGAGAAGCCGAGTAGAACTGACTTCAGTGCTGGAGGGACATCTTGACTTGTCAACCTTTGAATACAAGTCAGGAAAGTTCCTCGAAGGCGATGTACCACACATAAGAGTTCGAAACAGAGCGAAG AGAAAAGTCCGGGAGCGTTCTTCATCAGAGTCCAGCTtcatggagagaggagagggggccGACACGCCGGACTCCCACCACGTGCTCCCCCCCGTCAGTCTGGCGCCCAAAAGCTTCCACTCCAACCAGACCAGTTTCTCCTTGCACAGCACAGTAGGAACTCCAACCCAAGGCTATCGCAATGAGGATCCAGTGGAAGATAAAATTAAACTTCCCCTTCCGTCATCATCATCCAAAGCGCTCCTGCTACCCTCCATAAATGGAGATGTTGGGTCGGAGGACAACACGCT GGTCTGTTCCAGATGTGGTATTTCCTTCACAGGTACATGGTACGACAAACAGAGGAAGAGGCCCTGCTGTCCCAACTGTTGGG CTGCCTCAAAGACAAAAGAGCATCCGATGGTTCGTTTCAGAAAG aaagAGACGTTTacatctacatatggagcgggtcctcttcacggaaccggccaccatgtttctacagtagcccagaacggacaaaccactgtgttaacatttcctgcttgggtcggagtcgataacgttactcgctccggagttatCCCCCATCTCTCCACTGAGCCGCTG TGGATTCCTTGTGGACAGTGTGTGGGATGCCACAACACATTGAACTGTGGGCAGTGTGCCAACTGCAAGCATGGACTACAGAGCCCAGAAACCCGCAAACGTTTGTGCCGGAAACGCAAATGTATATGTCCAATACGCAAG GGCCCCGGAGGTGGAGGCTTCCTGCCACCACAGATGCCTTATATTGACGTTCCCGAACCGTTTGATGACAGCATGAGTTTCCAG agTGAAGTTGCAGAATCACAG CTCCCGAGTCTCAAAAGCAGCGACACAGAGAACTTCTCCGTCAACGTGGACcttgatgatgacgatgacatGTCAactgacgatgatgatgat TGGCATAAGAAGCGGAAGCGGCGATCCTGTGGAGATTGTAAAGCCTGCCTCTGCAGGAAAGACTGCGGCACATGTGATTTCTGTGTAGACAAACCCAAGTTTGGAGGCAGCAACAAGAAGAGGCAGAAGTGTCGACTACGTCAGTGTCAGAGGCAGGCGATG AGACACTTGCTGCCTTACCAGATGGGACAAAGTGACCACGGGCCAGATGGCCAACTGTTGCCGGGCAGGCCAAGACCTCACTACACATACAGTCGAAAGTCGggtttaaagaaaaacaaaggacCACAATCGAGCTTTGACTTCGACGACAATGACGACGACGACAGCAACTTACAAGCA ATGAACTGGATCCCCGATCATGCCAGTGGTAGCAAATACACATACGAACTGGATGTGAAAAACGTCCCACCGTCTACGCAG TTGAATCCTTTGGATTTCGGACTGCAGAATGGACTTCCTGACAGAGTACCTACTCAAatcaacaaccacaacaactcTCAACTA GAGCAGCTGAGCAGATGGGAAGCAGAGAAATCACACGCAACCAGAGAGATTCAAAAGCTTGTTGAAGACgtagaagaagatgatgatgatgatgaggaggacgaagaagaagaagaggagttgcCCATG ATCACACAGATCTTCAGTTTGGCTGATAACGCGTCTGGGAGTGGTGCAGACATAGAAAACCAGCTGCTGAAACTGCTACATTCTTTACGCTCCCATGTAATGCCGATCCTGTGGTACGCCATCATGGTGGAGGGCCCGCAGCTGCAGCTCATCCAGTGCTCCAAACAGTCCAACCTGACCGACACCATGGTGCTGATCGACCCGGGCTTCTGCTACCAGGTCACCGTCCAGAAGCAGCCGCTGCTGCCCACCCACCCGCTGTACGACAGGTACCCGGCGCGGTTATCCTCCGTCTCCGAAGTGGTCGCTCTGCTTCTGGGCCTGGAGGAGTACGTCGTGTGCCAGGGTCTGCCCCCCAAAGAGCCATTATCTAACACAGAACCAATCATACTGGAGCGGGCGTCTACGTGTGATTTCTTGGTCAAGAGGAAGGTGAGCACCTGTTCTGACTGCAGAGCGCTGCAAGGACTTTAA
- the mbd1b gene encoding methyl-CpG-binding domain protein 1b isoform X5, with the protein MNEEPVETPVPDMVPDREPVKTDVGQTTEGQTTEKNSSEPEKTSEAPPAPAPAQEPLARVAPAQKPLVLVAPAKEPLALLAPAKEPLALLAPAKEPLALVAPAQKPLALLAPAKEPLALVAPAQKPLALVAPAKGPLALVAPVATKETPSSDPVKEPPGEVKDDAKAPGGEPPVDWFEPLEDDDYDDDESLAGESERSESVAGSERMLKKIYQFQLPRRKRSHPDEGWEDWPILGEGWKRKEVVRRSGSSIGQKDVYYMSPRGDRVRSRVELTSVLEGHLDLSTFEYKSGKFLEGDVPHIRVRNRAKRKVRERSSSESSFMERGEGADTPDSHHVLPPVSLAPKSFHSNQTSFSLHSTVGTPTQGYRNEDPVEDKIKLPLPSSSSKALLLPSINGDVGSEDNTLVCSRCGISFTGTWYDKQRKRPCCPNCWAASKTKEHPMVRFRKWIPCGQCVGCHNTLNCGQCANCKHGLQSPETRKRLCRKRKCICPIRKGPGGGGFLPPQMPYIDVPEPFDDSMSFQSEVAESQLPSLKSSDTENFSVNVDLDDDDDMSTDDDDDWHKKRKRRSCGDCKACLCRKDCGTCDFCVDKPKFGGSNKKRQKCRLRQCQRQAMRHLLPYQMGQSDHGPDGQLLPGRPRPHYTYSRKSGLKKNKGPQSSFDFDDNDDDDSNLQAMNWIPDHASGSKYTYELDVKNVPPSTQLNPLDFGLQNGLPDRVPTQINNHNNSQLEQLSRWEAEKSHATREIQKLVEDVEEDDDDDEEDEEEEEELPMITQIFSLADNASGSGADIENQLLKLLHSLRSHVMPILWYAIMVEGPQLQLIQCSKQSNLTDTMVLIDPGFCYQVTVQKQPLLPTHPLYDRYPARLSSVSEVVALLLGLEEYVVCQGLPPKEPLSNTEPIILERASTCDFLVKRKVSTCSDCRALQGL; encoded by the exons ATGAATGAGGAACCAGTTGAGACCCCGGTCCCTGACATGGTCCCTGACAGAGAGCCTGTGAAAACGGATGTGGGACAAACCACAGAGGGACAAACCACAGAGAAGAACAGCAGTGAACCAGAAAAAACCTCTGAGGCACCACCAGCACCGGCACCAGCACAGGAGCCTCTGGCACGTGTGGCACCGGCACAGAAGCCTCTGGTGCTTGTGGCACCAGCAAAGGAGCCTCTGGCGCTGTTGGCACCAGCAAAGGAGCCTCTGGCGCTGTTGGCACCAGCAAAGGAGCCTCTGGCACTTGTGGCACCAGCACAGAAGCCTCTGGCGCTGTTGGCACCAGCAAAGGAGCCTCTGGCACTTGTGGCACCAGCACAGAAGCCTCTGGCGCTTGTGGCACCAGCAAAGGGGCCTCTGGCACTTGTGGCACCCGTGGCAACAAAGGAAACCCCCAGCTCAGATCCTGTAAAGGAACCTCCGGGAGAAGTAAAAGATGATGCTAAGGCTCCTGGCGGTGAGCCTCCTGTTGACTGGTTTGAGCCGCTTGaggatgatgattatgatgatgatgagagccTGGCGGGAGAAAGTGAAAGGAGTGAGAGCGTGGCGGGCAGCGAGAGGATGCTCAAAAAGATTTATCA GTTTCAGCTTCCCCGCCGCAAACGATCACATCCTGATGAAGGATGGGAAGACTGGCCAATACTCGGAGAGGGTTGGAAACGCAAAGAGGTTGTACGGCGCTCAGGTTCAAGCATAGGACAGAAGGATGTATATTACATGAG TCCGCGTGGCGATCGAGTGAGAAGCCGAGTAGAACTGACTTCAGTGCTGGAGGGACATCTTGACTTGTCAACCTTTGAATACAAGTCAGGAAAGTTCCTCGAAGGCGATGTACCACACATAAGAGTTCGAAACAGAGCGAAG AGAAAAGTCCGGGAGCGTTCTTCATCAGAGTCCAGCTtcatggagagaggagagggggccGACACGCCGGACTCCCACCACGTGCTCCCCCCCGTCAGTCTGGCGCCCAAAAGCTTCCACTCCAACCAGACCAGTTTCTCCTTGCACAGCACAGTAGGAACTCCAACCCAAGGCTATCGCAATGAGGATCCAGTGGAAGATAAAATTAAACTTCCCCTTCCGTCATCATCATCCAAAGCGCTCCTGCTACCCTCCATAAATGGAGATGTTGGGTCGGAGGACAACACGCT GGTCTGTTCCAGATGTGGTATTTCCTTCACAGGTACATGGTACGACAAACAGAGGAAGAGGCCCTGCTGTCCCAACTGTTGGG CTGCCTCAAAGACAAAAGAGCATCCGATGGTTCGTTTCAGAAAG TGGATTCCTTGTGGACAGTGTGTGGGATGCCACAACACATTGAACTGTGGGCAGTGTGCCAACTGCAAGCATGGACTACAGAGCCCAGAAACCCGCAAACGTTTGTGCCGGAAACGCAAATGTATATGTCCAATACGCAAG GGCCCCGGAGGTGGAGGCTTCCTGCCACCACAGATGCCTTATATTGACGTTCCCGAACCGTTTGATGACAGCATGAGTTTCCAG agTGAAGTTGCAGAATCACAG CTCCCGAGTCTCAAAAGCAGCGACACAGAGAACTTCTCCGTCAACGTGGACcttgatgatgacgatgacatGTCAactgacgatgatgatgat TGGCATAAGAAGCGGAAGCGGCGATCCTGTGGAGATTGTAAAGCCTGCCTCTGCAGGAAAGACTGCGGCACATGTGATTTCTGTGTAGACAAACCCAAGTTTGGAGGCAGCAACAAGAAGAGGCAGAAGTGTCGACTACGTCAGTGTCAGAGGCAGGCGATG AGACACTTGCTGCCTTACCAGATGGGACAAAGTGACCACGGGCCAGATGGCCAACTGTTGCCGGGCAGGCCAAGACCTCACTACACATACAGTCGAAAGTCGggtttaaagaaaaacaaaggacCACAATCGAGCTTTGACTTCGACGACAATGACGACGACGACAGCAACTTACAAGCA ATGAACTGGATCCCCGATCATGCCAGTGGTAGCAAATACACATACGAACTGGATGTGAAAAACGTCCCACCGTCTACGCAG TTGAATCCTTTGGATTTCGGACTGCAGAATGGACTTCCTGACAGAGTACCTACTCAAatcaacaaccacaacaactcTCAACTA GAGCAGCTGAGCAGATGGGAAGCAGAGAAATCACACGCAACCAGAGAGATTCAAAAGCTTGTTGAAGACgtagaagaagatgatgatgatgatgaggaggacgaagaagaagaagaggagttgcCCATG ATCACACAGATCTTCAGTTTGGCTGATAACGCGTCTGGGAGTGGTGCAGACATAGAAAACCAGCTGCTGAAACTGCTACATTCTTTACGCTCCCATGTAATGCCGATCCTGTGGTACGCCATCATGGTGGAGGGCCCGCAGCTGCAGCTCATCCAGTGCTCCAAACAGTCCAACCTGACCGACACCATGGTGCTGATCGACCCGGGCTTCTGCTACCAGGTCACCGTCCAGAAGCAGCCGCTGCTGCCCACCCACCCGCTGTACGACAGGTACCCGGCGCGGTTATCCTCCGTCTCCGAAGTGGTCGCTCTGCTTCTGGGCCTGGAGGAGTACGTCGTGTGCCAGGGTCTGCCCCCCAAAGAGCCATTATCTAACACAGAACCAATCATACTGGAGCGGGCGTCTACGTGTGATTTCTTGGTCAAGAGGAAGGTGAGCACCTGTTCTGACTGCAGAGCGCTGCAAGGACTTTAA